A window of Mycolicibacterium fluoranthenivorans contains these coding sequences:
- a CDS encoding 3-hydroxyacyl-CoA dehydrogenase codes for MNRPPVAVLGAGSIGVSFAILFACSGVDVAVYDPVAAALPRAAADLRERLKPLGITDPADTEARVRFTSDLDTALLGVGFVQECAPERLDVKQKLLRQTAIRTAEEVPLASSSSAIVASRLAEGLDTAIAARILVGHPGNPPYLLPVIEVVPSPSTAGPITERAVAMYRAAGLRPVLVRREVEGFVFNRLQGALLREAYCLVRDGVASVDDIDEVVRSGLGRRWSVIGPFETADLNTRGGIESHADKMGPAYQRMGAERGQSDPWTPELVAEVTAQRRALLDLDDWDERVRWRDRQLIRLREASTTV; via the coding sequence GTGAACCGGCCACCCGTGGCGGTCCTCGGGGCGGGCTCCATCGGGGTGTCGTTCGCGATCCTGTTCGCCTGCAGCGGCGTCGACGTCGCCGTCTACGATCCCGTCGCCGCGGCCCTGCCCCGGGCTGCCGCGGACCTGCGGGAGCGGCTCAAGCCACTGGGCATCACCGACCCCGCCGATACCGAGGCGCGGGTTCGGTTCACCTCCGACCTGGACACCGCGCTGCTGGGCGTCGGGTTCGTCCAGGAATGTGCACCCGAACGGCTCGACGTGAAGCAGAAATTGCTGCGCCAAACGGCAATTCGGACCGCCGAGGAGGTGCCGCTGGCCAGCTCGAGTTCGGCGATCGTGGCGAGCCGGCTCGCCGAGGGGCTCGACACCGCCATCGCAGCACGCATCCTGGTCGGCCACCCGGGAAACCCGCCCTACCTGTTGCCCGTCATCGAGGTGGTGCCGTCACCGTCGACCGCCGGGCCCATCACCGAGCGCGCGGTCGCGATGTACCGCGCCGCGGGGTTGCGGCCCGTACTGGTACGCCGCGAGGTCGAGGGTTTTGTGTTCAATCGGCTGCAGGGTGCGCTCCTGCGCGAGGCCTACTGCCTGGTGCGCGACGGGGTGGCGAGCGTGGACGATATCGATGAAGTGGTGCGCAGCGGACTGGGGCGCCGCTGGAGCGTCATCGGCCCGTTCGAGACCGCCGACCTGAACACCCGGGGTGGCATCGAATCGCATGCGGACAAGATGGGGCCGGCCTACCAACGGATGGGGGCCGAGCGCGGGCAGTCCGATCCGTGGACACCCGAGTTGGTCGCCGAGGTCACCGCGCAGCGCAGGGC
- a CDS encoding iron-containing alcohol dehydrogenase, which produces MTATIGSPSHTANQLGLGLLRQPAMVLFGPGQRRQIARVVSEIAQRVLIVTDARMATSAEFGAVVETLVRQGVSVSVYDGTEPDLPRRNVVDIAERFGGDSIQAIVGIGGGSCMDLAKVASVVLTHGGDVRDYYGQFLVPGPGIPVITVPTTGGTGAEVTCISVVFDEDQGMKVGVASPHLEAYAAIIDPELTLTCPPGLTAASGADALSHLIESFTGRAKNPDADQLATTLYAGKNVLADVYARTGLGLLNTSLPAVAADPADLAARSDTLFGAYCAGMAINTAGTAGAHAIQSPIGNLTHTPHGFGISALLPYVMRYNLPARIPEFAEIGRILGVADPSDSEERQAQSAIERIETILETLGAPLDLRTLGLTPQDFDFVAKQAMLATRLTANNPRELTTGSVVAILERGYDGDRSWWQL; this is translated from the coding sequence ATGACCGCCACCATCGGCTCGCCGTCGCACACCGCCAACCAGCTGGGCCTGGGGTTGCTCCGCCAACCGGCCATGGTGCTGTTCGGGCCGGGCCAGCGCCGGCAGATCGCTCGCGTCGTCAGTGAGATCGCCCAGCGCGTCCTGATCGTCACCGACGCCAGGATGGCAACCAGCGCCGAGTTCGGCGCCGTCGTCGAAACGCTGGTACGGCAGGGTGTTTCGGTGTCCGTGTACGACGGCACCGAACCGGATCTGCCGCGCCGCAACGTCGTCGACATCGCCGAGCGGTTCGGCGGCGACTCGATCCAGGCCATCGTGGGGATCGGCGGCGGGTCGTGCATGGACCTGGCCAAGGTCGCCTCGGTGGTGCTCACCCACGGCGGTGACGTCCGCGACTACTACGGACAGTTCCTGGTACCCGGGCCGGGGATACCGGTCATCACGGTCCCCACCACCGGGGGCACCGGCGCCGAGGTCACCTGCATCTCGGTGGTCTTCGACGAGGATCAGGGCATGAAGGTCGGGGTCGCGAGCCCACACCTGGAGGCCTACGCGGCGATCATCGATCCCGAACTGACGCTCACCTGCCCGCCGGGGTTGACCGCCGCATCGGGCGCGGACGCGCTGTCTCACCTCATCGAGTCGTTCACGGGGCGGGCGAAGAATCCCGACGCCGACCAACTGGCGACCACCCTGTACGCGGGCAAGAACGTGTTGGCCGACGTCTACGCCCGCACCGGGCTCGGACTGCTGAACACGTCACTGCCGGCGGTGGCCGCGGATCCGGCCGATCTCGCCGCGCGGTCCGACACGCTGTTCGGCGCGTACTGCGCGGGCATGGCCATCAACACCGCGGGAACGGCGGGCGCGCATGCCATCCAGTCCCCGATCGGCAACCTGACCCACACCCCACACGGGTTCGGGATCAGCGCGCTGCTGCCGTACGTGATGCGCTACAACCTGCCCGCCCGCATCCCGGAGTTCGCCGAGATCGGCCGTATCCTCGGGGTAGCTGACCCGTCGGATTCCGAAGAGCGGCAGGCACAGTCGGCGATCGAGCGGATCGAAACCATTCTGGAGACACTCGGCGCGCCCCTGGACCTGCGCACGCTCGGCCTCACGCCGCAGGACTTCGACTTCGTCGCCAAGCAGGCGATGCTGGCCACCCGGTTGACCGCCAACAACCCGCGTGAGCTCACCACCGGATCGGTGGTGGCGATCCTGGAGCGTGGCTACGACGGTGACCGGAGTTGGTGGCAGCTGTGA
- a CDS encoding NAD-dependent succinate-semialdehyde dehydrogenase: MTTTLATPLDTAVVHGRRIPTGLFIGGEWRSADSTFAVVDPATGEQIATVADGGAHEAIAALDAAADVQDRWRHIAPRERADLFTRTHRLLLARADVFADVMTAESGKPLTESRAEFALSAEFFLWYTEQIAHLHGTWAPASHGGYRVITTHQPVGPALLITPWNFPMLMIARKAGAALAAGCPVIVKSAKETPLTCALFVETLREAGFPAGVVNLIHTTASAPVSAALMADERLRKISFTGSTGVGATLLEQAAPGIINTSMELGGDGPFIVLDDADVELAAQQAVVCKFRNAGQACVAANRIIVHSAVAAEFTARFVELARALNVGNGFEPGVDVGPIISERQRDTVVELVETLRATGAELLIGGSARPGPGFFFEPTVFRVTGRPAELCSRELFAPVATIYQVESTADAVAFANDTRYGLAAYVFTKNLSRAVAVGERLDFGMVGINRGIMADPAAAFGGVKASGLGREGGHDAIYDYLEAKYLAVTVDEEEGLS; encoded by the coding sequence ATGACGACGACGCTGGCCACACCCCTCGACACGGCCGTGGTGCACGGCCGACGTATCCCCACCGGCCTGTTCATCGGAGGTGAATGGCGCTCGGCGGACTCGACGTTCGCGGTCGTCGATCCCGCCACCGGCGAGCAGATCGCGACCGTGGCCGACGGCGGCGCGCACGAGGCGATCGCGGCGCTCGATGCGGCGGCCGACGTGCAGGACCGGTGGCGCCATATCGCGCCCCGCGAGCGCGCCGACCTGTTCACCCGGACCCACCGCCTGCTGCTGGCACGGGCCGACGTCTTCGCCGACGTGATGACCGCCGAGAGCGGCAAGCCGCTCACGGAATCCCGCGCGGAGTTCGCGCTCTCCGCAGAGTTCTTCCTCTGGTACACCGAGCAGATCGCGCATCTGCACGGCACCTGGGCACCCGCGTCGCACGGCGGCTACCGCGTGATCACCACACATCAGCCCGTGGGTCCGGCGCTGCTCATCACACCGTGGAACTTCCCCATGCTGATGATCGCGCGCAAGGCGGGCGCAGCGCTGGCCGCCGGCTGCCCGGTAATCGTCAAGTCCGCCAAGGAAACTCCGCTGACGTGTGCGCTGTTCGTCGAAACACTGCGCGAGGCGGGCTTTCCCGCCGGTGTGGTGAACCTCATCCACACCACGGCGTCGGCCCCGGTGTCCGCTGCCCTGATGGCCGACGAGCGACTGCGCAAGATCAGCTTCACCGGATCCACCGGCGTGGGCGCCACCCTGCTGGAGCAGGCCGCACCCGGGATCATCAACACCTCCATGGAACTCGGCGGCGACGGACCGTTCATCGTGCTCGACGACGCCGACGTCGAACTCGCCGCCCAGCAGGCGGTCGTCTGCAAGTTCCGCAACGCGGGTCAGGCCTGTGTGGCGGCCAACCGGATCATCGTGCACAGCGCGGTGGCCGCCGAGTTCACCGCGCGCTTCGTCGAGCTCGCTCGGGCACTGAACGTCGGCAACGGATTCGAGCCCGGCGTGGACGTCGGGCCGATCATCTCGGAGCGCCAGCGTGACACCGTTGTCGAGCTGGTCGAGACACTGCGCGCGACGGGCGCCGAGCTCCTCATCGGTGGCTCCGCACGTCCCGGTCCCGGATTCTTCTTCGAACCCACTGTCTTTCGCGTCACCGGCCGGCCCGCCGAATTGTGCAGCCGCGAGCTGTTCGCTCCCGTCGCCACCATCTACCAGGTCGAGTCGACGGCGGACGCGGTCGCCTTCGCCAACGACACCAGGTACGGCCTGGCCGCCTACGTGTTCACCAAGAACCTCTCGCGAGCGGTCGCCGTCGGTGAGCGCCTGGACTTCGGCATGGTCGGGATCAATCGCGGGATCATGGCCGACCCCGCGGCGGCCTTCGGCGGTGTGAAGGCTTCCGGTCTCGGTCGCGAGGGCGGGCACGACGCCATCTACGACTATCTCGAGGCCAAATACCTCGCCGTCACCGTCGACGAGGAAGAAGGCCTGTCATGA
- a CDS encoding sigma-54-dependent Fis family transcriptional regulator codes for MIQLSLEEWSVSIRPSGSRLEELRAQFLTASDPDLAVPPDLLESWLRSKSALGAPANVRDVPRVDEDLLDNHLLEMFQAPMARAAEDLAGSGMGLLLADAQGRIVQRWSLDSSAMTQLDRIGTVRGAVLAEDAVGTNGVGTAIASGKSVLIEGAEHFADVYRDALCTGAPVWHPITGKLLAAVTMSTKIDERSGLLLPLTNSLAAQLQQHVLDVAQPGARAMLAAFLDASKRHDGPVVAFGPDGLTMRSRRAGELTQTDVDLIGHLCAGLRHDSRVTADLSTGHTAIEARVLDGDAGVVAALRPAPRVMSGHGKPSSDGLVGQTKSWLSAAHHVSRHIAARTALLIAGEPGSGKTSLALGRPYRPGSAQSDVTVLHTAQRQIVGDQVWLQDLSDAVAGAARVVVRGVEHLDSQSSSALRALADAYAGRGSLLLTVSAATQAEAEAAATRLGVAMVWVPPLRERAADIPALWNALVAQRAPGLRLALSDGARQALEAAGWPGNLAELRTLVAQLVTDGVRGVVHADQLPDSLRAHRSWSMIERTEMETIRRALQEAGGNRSKAAELLGVSRATIHRKLKTYNLSG; via the coding sequence GTGATTCAGCTCTCACTTGAGGAGTGGTCGGTGTCGATACGGCCCAGCGGTTCGCGGCTGGAAGAACTGCGCGCGCAATTCCTCACCGCCTCCGACCCGGACCTGGCGGTGCCGCCGGACCTGCTCGAATCGTGGTTGCGTTCTAAGAGTGCGCTGGGCGCCCCGGCCAACGTCCGCGATGTGCCGCGCGTCGACGAGGACCTGCTGGACAACCATCTCCTGGAGATGTTCCAGGCGCCGATGGCCCGCGCCGCGGAGGACCTGGCCGGGTCGGGGATGGGCCTGCTGCTGGCCGACGCCCAGGGCCGGATCGTGCAGCGGTGGTCCCTGGACTCTTCGGCGATGACGCAGCTGGATCGCATCGGTACCGTGCGCGGCGCGGTGCTGGCCGAGGATGCGGTCGGTACCAACGGCGTGGGTACCGCGATCGCCTCGGGCAAGAGCGTGCTGATCGAGGGCGCCGAGCACTTCGCCGACGTCTACCGCGACGCGTTGTGCACCGGGGCGCCGGTGTGGCACCCGATCACCGGCAAACTCCTGGCCGCGGTGACGATGTCGACCAAGATCGACGAGCGCAGCGGCCTGCTGCTACCACTGACGAATTCGCTTGCCGCCCAACTGCAACAGCATGTACTCGATGTCGCCCAGCCCGGGGCACGGGCGATGCTCGCGGCCTTCCTGGACGCCTCGAAACGTCACGACGGGCCGGTGGTGGCGTTCGGTCCCGACGGGCTGACGATGCGCAGCCGACGTGCGGGGGAGTTGACCCAGACCGATGTCGACCTGATCGGACACCTGTGCGCGGGTCTGCGGCACGACTCGCGGGTGACCGCCGACCTGTCCACCGGGCACACGGCGATCGAGGCCCGTGTGCTCGACGGCGACGCCGGGGTGGTGGCAGCCCTGCGGCCCGCGCCGCGTGTCATGTCCGGGCACGGTAAGCCGTCGTCGGATGGGCTGGTGGGACAGACGAAGTCGTGGCTGTCCGCCGCACACCACGTCAGCCGGCACATCGCGGCCCGCACCGCGCTGTTGATCGCCGGTGAACCGGGCAGTGGCAAAACCTCGCTGGCGCTGGGCCGTCCGTATCGGCCCGGCTCGGCGCAGTCCGACGTCACGGTGCTGCACACCGCCCAGCGCCAGATCGTCGGTGATCAGGTCTGGTTGCAGGATCTCTCCGATGCCGTGGCAGGCGCGGCGCGGGTGGTCGTCCGCGGCGTGGAGCATCTCGACTCGCAGTCGTCGTCCGCCCTGCGTGCACTGGCCGATGCGTATGCGGGCCGGGGTTCGCTACTGCTGACGGTGAGTGCGGCCACGCAGGCCGAGGCCGAGGCCGCTGCGACCAGGCTCGGTGTCGCGATGGTGTGGGTGCCCCCGCTGCGCGAGCGGGCCGCAGACATCCCGGCGCTGTGGAATGCACTTGTCGCACAACGTGCTCCGGGCCTACGACTGGCGCTGAGCGACGGGGCGCGCCAAGCACTGGAGGCGGCGGGCTGGCCGGGCAACCTCGCCGAACTGCGCACCCTGGTCGCGCAACTGGTGACCGACGGGGTGCGCGGTGTGGTGCACGCCGACCAGCTGCCCGACTCGCTGCGCGCTCACCGCTCCTGGTCGATGATCGAGCGGACCGAGATGGAGACGATCCGCCGGGCCCTGCAGGAGGCCGGCGGCAACCGCTCCAAGGCGGCCGAGCTGCTCGGCGTCTCCCGCGCGACGATCCATCGAAAGCTCAAGACCTACAACCTCTCCGGCTGA
- a CDS encoding SDR family NAD(P)-dependent oxidoreductase — MNRLNDKVALVTGSCRGIGHAIAEAFAREGATTIATGRSKTDESFGPRHPDIHYRQLDVSQEEDWAAVIEEILDRFGRIDVLANNAGIIAYQGLHELSVAEWERVIATNQTGTFLGMRSVIPHMVSRRSGSIINVSSIWGNAAVAGAHAYHATKGAVRNMSKSAAISYAKDNVRVNSVHPGFIKTPLTDAQEVEINEFVVAQTPMGRAGRPEEIANGVVFLASDEASFVTGSELVIDGGYLAQ; from the coding sequence ATGAATCGTTTGAACGACAAGGTCGCACTGGTCACCGGATCGTGCCGGGGTATCGGCCACGCCATCGCCGAGGCCTTCGCCCGCGAGGGCGCCACCACCATCGCCACCGGTCGGTCCAAGACCGACGAGTCGTTCGGCCCGCGCCATCCGGATATCCACTACCGCCAGCTCGACGTGTCGCAGGAAGAGGACTGGGCCGCGGTGATCGAGGAGATACTCGACCGCTTCGGTCGCATCGACGTGCTCGCCAACAACGCGGGGATCATCGCCTACCAGGGCTTACACGAGCTGAGCGTGGCCGAATGGGAGCGTGTCATCGCCACCAACCAGACCGGCACCTTCCTGGGCATGCGTTCGGTGATCCCCCACATGGTGAGCCGGCGCAGCGGCTCGATCATCAACGTCTCATCGATCTGGGGTAACGCCGCGGTCGCCGGCGCGCACGCCTATCACGCCACCAAGGGCGCGGTGCGCAACATGTCCAAGAGCGCGGCCATCAGCTACGCCAAAGACAATGTCCGGGTGAACTCGGTGCACCCGGGTTTCATCAAGACACCGCTGACCGATGCGCAGGAAGTGGAGATCAACGAGTTCGTCGTCGCGCAGACGCCGATGGGCCGCGCCGGCCGACCCGAGGAGATCGCCAACGGCGTGGTGTTCCTGGCCTCCGACGAGGCCAGTTTCGTCACCGGCTCGGAACTGGTGATCGACGGCGGCTACCTGGCCCAGTGA
- a CDS encoding alpha/beta hydrolase has product MTARPTDPLGRIYAEWTEEFIANPDMSLRLMRWLFEDWQRVTTEPEGVTYKSTEIGGVPGILVTPLTADPSQVLVFLHGGGFALGSSASHRKLAGHIAVACGTHAFVADFRRAPEHPYPAQLDDATAVFEALVADGTDPADITFVGDSAGASIAIATTLRLLQAGRPTPGLVITVSPWLDMENTGETLVSNDDTDFLIAREGLQGNIDRYLSGGADPTDPLVNPLYADFTGFPALYITASDIESLYADATRLHALAQDAGVDVTFDVAAGQQHVFPLQAGQLAAADAAIATIAQWYHTRRAANAHRTATQPATA; this is encoded by the coding sequence ATGACCGCGCGACCGACGGATCCGCTGGGGCGCATCTACGCCGAGTGGACCGAGGAGTTCATCGCCAACCCCGACATGTCGCTGCGGCTGATGCGCTGGCTGTTCGAGGATTGGCAGCGCGTCACCACCGAACCCGAAGGCGTGACGTACAAGTCGACCGAGATCGGCGGCGTCCCCGGCATTCTCGTCACCCCACTGACCGCCGACCCGTCGCAGGTGCTGGTGTTCCTGCACGGTGGAGGGTTCGCCCTGGGCTCCTCGGCGAGCCACCGCAAGCTGGCCGGGCACATCGCCGTCGCCTGCGGCACCCACGCGTTCGTCGCGGACTTCCGGCGCGCACCGGAACATCCGTACCCGGCTCAGCTCGACGACGCCACCGCCGTGTTCGAGGCGCTCGTGGCCGACGGTACCGACCCGGCCGACATCACCTTCGTCGGGGACAGCGCGGGCGCCAGCATCGCGATCGCCACGACCTTGCGCCTGCTACAGGCCGGCCGGCCGACTCCCGGACTGGTCATCACGGTGTCACCGTGGCTCGACATGGAGAACACCGGGGAGACGCTGGTGTCCAACGACGACACCGACTTCCTCATCGCCCGAGAAGGGCTGCAGGGCAACATCGACCGCTACCTGTCCGGTGGGGCCGATCCGACCGACCCGCTGGTCAATCCGCTGTATGCCGACTTCACCGGATTCCCCGCGCTGTACATCACCGCCTCCGATATCGAGTCCCTCTACGCCGACGCCACCCGGTTGCACGCACTCGCGCAGGACGCGGGTGTCGATGTCACCTTCGATGTGGCGGCCGGCCAGCAACACGTGTTCCCGCTGCAGGCCGGGCAACTCGCCGCCGCGGATGCCGCCATCGCCACGATCGCGCAGTGGTACCACACCCGCCGCGCCGCCAACGCCCACCGCACCGCCACCCAACCCGCGACCGCCTGA
- a CDS encoding flavin-containing monooxygenase encodes MTETHDAIVIGAGFSGLAILHHLREIGLDTVVLDAQDGVGGTWLANRYPGVRTDSEYSYYSFSFSKEVREEWTWTQRYPAGAEVLAYLNFVADRLDLRRDIRLETRVESAVYDEAANTWTVYVDGGAPLVAKYLISGMGVLSQAIYPDIPGIDSFAGEKHHTAHWPRDGVDLAGKRVGLIGLGASGIQLVPEIGPQVGEFVVFQRTPNFIVESTNDAVTAEDMAWLRDNYDAIYEKAANHPFGVAMEPAQFSALEVSDERRREIFEGKWNEGGFHFANECFNDLATNHAASELASEFIRAKIREIVRDPATADLLSPKTYSFNGKRVPTGHGYYEAFNLDHVRLVDTATTPITAITPTGVRVGDTEYELDVLIFATGFDAMTGTLTNIDIVGREGITLRDRWERDGLRSHLGIGVHGFPNFFMSLGPQTPYSNLVVPIQLGAQWLQRALRWARENDVDVFEASLESEDWWAEETARTGKATVMYTEGKKAKAWFLGENVPGKPEAFLVYMGGGQVYQHYCRELEESGYASMLAERRVPEALSS; translated from the coding sequence ATGACTGAAACGCATGACGCCATCGTGATCGGGGCCGGCTTCTCCGGTCTCGCGATCCTGCACCACCTTCGCGAGATCGGCTTGGACACCGTCGTTCTCGACGCCCAGGACGGAGTCGGGGGTACCTGGCTGGCCAACCGCTATCCGGGAGTCCGCACCGACAGCGAGTACAGCTACTACTCCTTCTCGTTCTCCAAGGAGGTGCGCGAGGAGTGGACCTGGACTCAGCGGTACCCCGCCGGGGCAGAGGTGCTGGCGTACCTCAACTTCGTCGCCGATCGTCTCGATCTGCGTCGGGATATCCGGCTGGAGACCCGGGTCGAGTCGGCGGTGTACGACGAAGCCGCCAACACCTGGACGGTGTACGTCGACGGGGGTGCCCCGCTGGTCGCCAAGTACCTCATCAGCGGGATGGGCGTGCTGTCGCAGGCGATCTACCCGGATATCCCCGGTATCGACAGCTTCGCGGGCGAGAAGCACCACACCGCCCACTGGCCGCGCGACGGTGTCGACCTGGCCGGCAAGCGGGTGGGCCTGATCGGACTCGGCGCCTCGGGTATTCAGCTGGTGCCCGAGATCGGGCCGCAGGTGGGCGAATTCGTGGTGTTTCAGCGCACGCCGAACTTCATCGTGGAGTCGACGAACGACGCGGTGACCGCCGAGGACATGGCGTGGCTGCGCGACAACTACGACGCGATCTACGAGAAGGCGGCCAACCACCCCTTCGGGGTGGCGATGGAGCCCGCGCAGTTCAGCGCCCTGGAGGTGTCCGACGAACGGCGTCGGGAGATCTTCGAGGGCAAGTGGAACGAGGGCGGGTTCCACTTCGCCAATGAGTGCTTCAACGATCTGGCCACCAACCACGCGGCCAGCGAACTTGCCTCGGAGTTCATCCGAGCCAAGATCCGCGAGATCGTGAGAGATCCGGCCACCGCGGATCTGCTGAGCCCGAAGACATACTCGTTCAACGGGAAACGCGTCCCGACCGGCCATGGTTACTACGAGGCGTTCAACCTCGACCATGTGCGGCTGGTCGACACCGCGACCACGCCCATCACGGCGATCACCCCGACCGGGGTGCGTGTGGGTGATACCGAGTACGAGCTCGACGTGCTGATCTTCGCCACCGGCTTCGATGCGATGACCGGCACGCTGACCAACATCGACATCGTCGGTCGGGAAGGAATCACGTTGCGCGACAGGTGGGAACGGGACGGGTTGCGCTCCCACCTGGGCATCGGGGTGCACGGCTTCCCCAACTTCTTCATGTCGTTGGGGCCGCAGACCCCGTACTCGAACCTGGTGGTGCCGATCCAGCTCGGGGCCCAGTGGCTGCAGCGCGCCCTGCGCTGGGCACGCGAGAACGACGTGGACGTCTTCGAGGCCAGTCTCGAGTCCGAGGACTGGTGGGCCGAGGAGACCGCGCGCACCGGCAAGGCGACGGTGATGTACACCGAGGGCAAGAAGGCCAAGGCATGGTTCCTCGGCGAGAACGTGCCCGGTAAGCCGGAGGCGTTCCTGGTCTACATGGGTGGCGGGCAGGTGTACCAGCACTATTGCCGCGAGCTCGAGGAGTCCGGCTACGCGTCGATGCTCGCGGAGCGCCGGGTGCCGGAGGCGTTGAGTTCATAG
- a CDS encoding SdpI family protein produces MVPEHSAMLIVAVVLVITHLGLAVLMATVTARAAAGRLPRNQWVGIRTPATMRGEAAWIAGHRAARRLTPLYVLNSAAASAVLVLGVLRGWSVGHEILVGILAFVTFTVISVYAVIIAGRAARSTGDDQ; encoded by the coding sequence ATGGTTCCTGAACACTCCGCGATGTTGATCGTCGCGGTCGTCCTCGTGATCACGCACCTCGGCCTGGCGGTGCTGATGGCCACCGTCACGGCACGGGCCGCCGCCGGTCGGCTGCCCCGCAATCAGTGGGTGGGAATTCGTACCCCGGCCACGATGCGTGGCGAGGCAGCATGGATCGCCGGACATCGGGCCGCGCGGCGGCTGACACCGCTGTACGTGCTGAACTCCGCTGCGGCATCTGCGGTTCTGGTGCTCGGTGTCCTGCGCGGATGGTCGGTCGGCCATGAAATCCTGGTCGGAATCCTGGCATTCGTGACCTTCACGGTCATCAGCGTGTACGCCGTCATCATTGCTGGGCGTGCCGCGAGATCCACCGGCGATGACCAATGA
- a CDS encoding SdpA family antimicrobial peptide system protein: MNLGVRLRQRWPALRRRRTMRQTTVVGVVYALVLAGGWLASLAATMPSNIVWNRNQIPAIRAAVNAVASQNFAFFTRSPETDQIDAYRLQSDGHLGVSFLLTPQGKPGNLFGLSRSQRAQGPELASLAKRVWADGWINCEHLDRWRCIEAAQRTPPQALGNDSSVPTVCGDAAITVEDTVKWSYRHLTDEVHTIKKLAVVHVDCGDHTGSAS, encoded by the coding sequence ATGAACCTTGGTGTGCGATTGCGGCAACGGTGGCCGGCGCTGCGACGTCGCCGCACCATGCGGCAGACCACCGTCGTCGGCGTCGTGTACGCACTCGTACTGGCCGGCGGATGGCTGGCGAGCCTGGCCGCCACCATGCCGTCGAACATCGTCTGGAACCGCAATCAGATCCCCGCAATTCGTGCCGCAGTCAACGCCGTCGCTTCACAGAACTTCGCCTTCTTCACCCGCTCACCCGAAACCGACCAGATCGACGCGTATCGCCTTCAGAGCGACGGTCACCTCGGCGTCAGCTTCCTGCTGACACCACAAGGTAAGCCGGGCAATCTGTTCGGGCTCTCCCGGTCCCAGCGCGCGCAGGGCCCGGAATTGGCCAGCCTGGCCAAGCGCGTTTGGGCTGACGGATGGATCAACTGTGAGCACTTGGACCGGTGGCGCTGCATCGAGGCAGCACAGCGCACACCACCGCAAGCTCTGGGCAATGACAGTTCGGTGCCCACCGTGTGTGGCGATGCTGCGATCACCGTCGAGGACACGGTGAAGTGGTCCTACCGCCATCTCACCGACGAGGTCCACACGATCAAGAAGCTCGCGGTGGTTCACGTCGACTGCGGCGATCATACGGGGTCCGCGTCGTGA
- a CDS encoding sporulation-delaying protein SdpB family protein translates to MNPAVRATVARALRFDYRTTWFAAGRSALALATASELLFTDAGALFTPVGGVPGPFCTAQPAVSIFCLGDPSGLVELRWWLTIGGLLLVATGYRPRYLSLLHLWLTFSVATSVTLPDGGDSIALIATILITPMCLADERRWQWARPRRHMDRNGRLVAYLSFWALRLQIAYLYADSAIAKIGVTDWQNGSAFYYFVRDKMFGAAGPLAPIWMWLSDSSVTTLTITWGAIVIELAIAVCMVLDARWRIIAFWLGLGLHALIFLSMGLFSFSLVMVAVGSLIGTPNGIAHPRNPDRLIPLRYAGRLNEKKVPR, encoded by the coding sequence GTGAACCCGGCGGTCCGGGCAACTGTCGCCCGTGCGCTCAGATTCGACTACCGCACAACATGGTTCGCGGCAGGTCGCAGTGCGCTGGCGCTGGCCACCGCCTCCGAATTGCTCTTCACCGACGCCGGTGCCCTGTTCACACCTGTGGGCGGCGTCCCGGGACCTTTCTGCACGGCCCAGCCCGCGGTATCGATCTTCTGTCTCGGGGATCCCAGTGGACTCGTCGAATTGCGGTGGTGGCTGACCATCGGCGGTTTGTTGCTCGTCGCCACCGGCTACCGGCCCAGGTATCTCAGCCTTCTGCATCTATGGCTGACCTTTTCGGTCGCCACCTCGGTCACCCTGCCCGATGGGGGTGATTCGATCGCGCTCATCGCGACGATACTCATCACCCCGATGTGCTTGGCCGACGAACGTCGATGGCAATGGGCCCGGCCGCGTCGTCACATGGACCGCAACGGACGCCTCGTCGCCTATCTGAGCTTCTGGGCCTTGCGCTTACAGATCGCGTACCTCTACGCGGACAGTGCGATCGCCAAGATCGGCGTCACGGACTGGCAGAACGGATCTGCGTTCTACTACTTCGTTCGTGACAAGATGTTCGGTGCCGCAGGCCCACTCGCCCCGATCTGGATGTGGTTGTCCGACAGCAGCGTCACCACATTGACCATCACCTGGGGCGCGATTGTCATCGAACTGGCGATCGCGGTGTGCATGGTCCTCGATGCGCGCTGGCGGATCATCGCGTTCTGGCTGGGTCTCGGTCTGCACGCCTTGATCTTCCTGAGCATGGGACTGTTCAGCTTCTCGCTGGTGATGGTGGCCGTGGGGTCACTGATCGGTACGCCGAACGGGATTGCGCACCCACGCAATCCAGATCGATTGATTCCCCTCCGATATGCAGGCCGCCTCAACGAGAAGAAAGTCCCGCGATGA